From the Octadecabacter antarcticus 307 genome, one window contains:
- a CDS encoding DNA alkylation repair protein — protein sequence MIPIEDAIAILQIEGDGQKAVEMKSHHRADRIYFGVPNAALDAAVKTWRSDLSVDDRLALAAELWDSNVHEARVAAAKLLVQARINPDDDAWALITSWVPQFDAWAIADHVCGAGARRLLADPSRLDVVESWTTSEHIWTKRAAMVMTLPWTKMNNPKPDDLAARERILGWAAAYTNDQAWFIQKSVSWWLRELGRHDAPRVWAFLDAHGDKMKPSLRKDACRNLPPR from the coding sequence ATGATCCCTATTGAAGATGCGATTGCCATTCTGCAAATCGAAGGCGACGGGCAAAAAGCAGTTGAAATGAAATCCCACCACAGGGCTGACCGTATTTATTTTGGCGTGCCCAACGCCGCATTAGATGCGGCGGTCAAAACTTGGCGGTCGGATTTGTCGGTTGACGACAGATTGGCGCTGGCGGCTGAGCTTTGGGACAGCAACGTCCACGAAGCCCGCGTTGCGGCGGCTAAATTATTGGTGCAGGCGCGGATCAATCCCGACGACGACGCGTGGGCGTTGATCACGTCATGGGTGCCGCAATTTGATGCTTGGGCGATTGCCGATCACGTCTGCGGTGCGGGCGCGCGCCGGTTGTTGGCAGACCCATCGCGGCTGGACGTCGTCGAAAGCTGGACCACGTCAGAGCATATCTGGACCAAGCGTGCGGCGATGGTCATGACCTTGCCGTGGACGAAAATGAACAACCCCAAGCCGGATGATCTGGCAGCGCGGGAACGTATTTTGGGCTGGGCGGCAGCATACACCAACGACCAAGCGTGGTTCATTCAAAAGTCCGTTTCTTGGTGGTTGCGCGAATTGGGCCGCCACGACGCGCCACGGGTTTGGGCGTTTTTGGATGCCCATGGCGACAAGATGAAACCTTCCCTTCGCAAGGACGCGTGCCGAAATTTGCCGCCCCGCTAG
- the glmS gene encoding glutamine--fructose-6-phosphate transaminase (isomerizing): protein MCGIVGILGRHEAAPILVEALKRLEYRGYDSAGIATVNGGVLDRRRAVGKLVNLQDLLVHEPLAGKSGIGHTRWATHGEANVKNAHPHQTRRVAVVHNGIIENFRELREYLSQKGIGYETDTDTETVALLAQSYLDQGLSPRDAAEQTITRLRGAYALCFLFEGEDDLMIAARKGSPLAIGHGDGEMFVGSDAIALAPMTDQITYLDEGDWAVITRASLEIRDSEGRIANREIRIVRIDTASVDKGGHKHFMAKEIAEQPSVLTNALGYYIQDGNIVLPDPGLDFAQIDRLTMVACGTAFYACLVAKYWFEQIARLPVEIDVASEFRYREPPIPKGTAALFVSQSGETADTLAALRYCEGKVDKIVSVVNVPESSIARESDLPLPILAGTEIGVASTKAFTCQLTVLAILAIKAAQDRGHMNADQVAEALEQVKSVPGLMSHALALGERMKTMSRKLAEARDILFLGRGPMYALAHEGALKLKEISYIHAEAYASGELKHGPIALVDEHVPVIVMAPRDALFEKTISNMQEVMARGGKVLLITDKQGAKEAGPGVWDTILMPEVAPFVAPILYAIPAQLLAYHTAVAKGTDVDQPRNLAKSVTVE, encoded by the coding sequence ATGTGCGGAATTGTGGGTATCCTTGGGCGGCACGAAGCGGCACCGATCCTTGTCGAAGCGCTGAAACGGCTCGAATATCGCGGCTATGACAGCGCGGGAATCGCAACGGTTAACGGCGGCGTTCTCGATCGCCGCCGCGCGGTGGGAAAACTGGTTAATCTACAGGATCTGCTGGTGCATGAACCGTTGGCGGGAAAATCCGGCATCGGGCACACTCGGTGGGCGACCCATGGCGAAGCCAACGTGAAAAATGCACACCCGCATCAGACCAGACGCGTGGCTGTGGTTCACAACGGTATTATTGAGAACTTTCGTGAACTGCGTGAATATTTATCCCAAAAAGGCATTGGGTACGAGACCGATACTGATACCGAAACCGTCGCGCTTTTGGCTCAAAGCTATCTAGATCAGGGGCTTAGCCCGCGCGACGCCGCTGAACAGACAATTACCCGCCTGCGCGGCGCCTATGCGCTGTGTTTTCTGTTTGAAGGCGAAGACGATCTGATGATCGCGGCCCGCAAGGGGTCGCCACTGGCAATCGGGCACGGTGACGGCGAAATGTTCGTCGGTTCGGACGCGATTGCGCTGGCGCCAATGACGGACCAAATCACTTATCTGGACGAAGGTGACTGGGCCGTCATCACGCGGGCATCGTTAGAAATCCGCGACAGCGAAGGTCGGATTGCCAACCGCGAAATTCGTATTGTCAGGATTGATACTGCGTCTGTCGACAAAGGCGGCCATAAGCATTTCATGGCGAAAGAAATCGCCGAACAGCCGTCGGTGCTGACCAATGCGCTGGGGTATTATATTCAGGATGGCAACATCGTATTGCCCGATCCGGGTCTGGATTTCGCACAGATTGATCGCCTTACAATGGTGGCTTGTGGCACCGCATTCTACGCCTGCCTTGTGGCGAAATACTGGTTCGAACAAATTGCCCGCCTGCCCGTCGAGATCGATGTCGCATCCGAATTCCGCTACCGTGAGCCTCCGATCCCGAAAGGCACAGCCGCGTTGTTCGTCAGCCAATCGGGTGAGACGGCGGACACCTTGGCGGCGTTGCGATACTGTGAAGGCAAGGTCGACAAGATAGTGTCAGTGGTGAACGTTCCCGAAAGTTCAATCGCGCGCGAAAGCGATTTGCCGCTACCGATTCTGGCAGGCACAGAGATTGGCGTCGCGTCAACAAAGGCGTTCACGTGCCAGCTGACAGTGCTTGCGATTTTGGCAATCAAGGCCGCTCAGGATCGTGGACACATGAACGCCGATCAAGTGGCCGAAGCGCTGGAGCAAGTAAAGTCTGTGCCCGGCTTAATGAGCCATGCGTTGGCCCTCGGCGAGCGCATGAAAACTATGTCACGCAAGCTGGCAGAAGCACGCGACATCCTGTTTTTGGGCCGAGGACCGATGTATGCCTTAGCCCACGAAGGCGCATTAAAACTGAAAGAAATCAGTTATATACACGCAGAAGCTTATGCATCAGGTGAACTTAAACATGGGCCAATCGCACTGGTCGATGAACACGTGCCTGTCATCGTCATGGCGCCGCGCGACGCGCTGTTCGAAAAGACGATTTCGAACATGCAAGAAGTCATGGCGCGCGGTGGAAAGGTATTGTTGATCACAGACAAGCAGGGCGCAAAAGAGGCGGGACCTGGGGTATGGGACACGATCCTGATGCCCGAAGTTGCCCCCTTCGTCGCGCCAATCCTTTATGCAATCCCAGCCCAATTGTTGGCCTATCATACGGCCGTTGCCAAAGGCACCGACGTGGATCAGCCACGCAATTTGGCCAAATCGGTAACAGTCGAATGA
- the glmU gene encoding bifunctional UDP-N-acetylglucosamine diphosphorylase/glucosamine-1-phosphate N-acetyltransferase GlmU: protein MTVALIILAAGKGTRMMSDIPKVLHEVAGGSLLVHAMMSGSNLEPERTVVVAGYGADAVGAVAQAFDEDAIVVIQQEQLGTGHAVLQARAALVDFDGDVIILYGDTPFIQPETLDAMLAARKASDVVVLGFKAADPGRYGRLVMTGDTLERIVEFKDSSNEERAISLCNSGVIAARSDVLFDLLDAVSNDNAAGEYYLTDIIGIARAKDLSATVVRCDEAETMGVNSRTELADAEAAFQGRARKDAMANGVSLRAPDTVYFSFDTYIGPDSMVEPNVVFAAGVTVENNATIRAFSHLEGCHVSRGSVVGPYARLRPGTELAENVKVGNFVEIKNAVIEAGAKVNHLSYIGDAHVGERSNIGAGTITCNYDGVSKHRTTIGADVFVGSNTMLVAPVTLGNESMTATGTIVTKNVPVGDMAVGRARQENKTGFARRMQQKFKSSAENAAKDS, encoded by the coding sequence ATGACAGTCGCTTTGATTATTTTGGCCGCAGGCAAAGGCACTCGGATGATGTCCGACATTCCCAAGGTCCTGCATGAGGTCGCGGGCGGGTCTTTGCTGGTCCACGCGATGATGTCTGGATCTAACCTTGAACCGGAACGCACAGTCGTCGTCGCAGGCTACGGGGCTGACGCTGTTGGAGCCGTGGCGCAGGCCTTTGACGAGGACGCGATTGTCGTGATCCAACAGGAACAGTTGGGGACGGGCCACGCTGTGCTGCAGGCGCGCGCGGCTTTGGTCGATTTTGACGGAGACGTGATTATCCTGTACGGTGACACTCCGTTCATTCAGCCCGAAACACTGGACGCGATGCTGGCCGCACGTAAAGCCAGTGACGTGGTTGTTCTAGGGTTTAAGGCCGCTGATCCAGGTCGCTACGGGCGGTTGGTGATGACTGGAGACACGTTAGAACGGATCGTGGAATTCAAAGATTCATCGAACGAAGAACGCGCGATAAGCCTATGTAATTCTGGTGTTATTGCCGCCAGATCGGATGTGCTGTTTGATCTATTGGATGCTGTTTCGAACGACAACGCGGCGGGTGAATATTACCTAACCGATATTATTGGCATTGCCCGTGCCAAGGATCTGTCTGCTACCGTTGTGCGCTGCGATGAGGCTGAGACGATGGGCGTCAATTCCCGCACGGAACTGGCAGACGCTGAGGCGGCGTTTCAGGGTCGCGCACGCAAAGACGCAATGGCGAACGGCGTGTCATTGCGCGCACCCGACACGGTCTATTTCAGCTTTGATACCTATATTGGGCCGGATAGCATGGTGGAACCGAACGTGGTGTTTGCCGCGGGTGTCACGGTCGAAAACAACGCCACGATCCGCGCGTTTAGCCATCTTGAAGGCTGCCACGTGTCGCGCGGCAGCGTCGTTGGCCCCTACGCGCGGCTCCGCCCCGGAACCGAACTGGCGGAGAACGTGAAGGTCGGCAATTTCGTGGAAATCAAGAATGCCGTGATTGAGGCTGGCGCGAAGGTGAACCACCTCAGCTATATCGGCGATGCGCATGTGGGCGAGCGGAGCAACATCGGCGCAGGCACGATCACCTGCAATTACGACGGTGTGTCCAAGCACCGCACGACCATTGGCGCGGATGTGTTCGTCGGGTCCAACACAATGCTCGTGGCACCCGTCACATTGGGGAACGAAAGCATGACGGCCACCGGCACCATCGTCACAAAGAATGTGCCTGTGGGCGACATGGCGGTGGGTCGTGCACGCCAAGAGAATAAAACAGGATTTGCCCGGCGGATGCAGCAAAAGTTCAAGTCTAGTGCCGAAAACGCAGCTAAGGATTCCTGA
- a CDS encoding HAD-IA family hydrolase, with protein sequence MKTVIFDLDGTLADTSGDLIAAANVCFRGLGLGALLDPAKDARTALRGGRAMLTLGFSRVDGFGEDDISGQYQVLLDAYAQDIDHHTVMYPGAMDAVEALKSRGYGVGIATNKPEGLAEELMRRLGVRDAFASLVGADTLSVKKPDPEHLFEAARRAGGNPALTCLVGDTATDRNTAKAAGVPSILVTFGPSGEDMAALQPEALLDRYEDLPEIVNLLMGASQSPLTGGQHRRTNGS encoded by the coding sequence ATGAAAACGGTTATTTTCGATCTTGATGGCACATTGGCGGATACGTCCGGCGATCTGATTGCTGCGGCGAACGTGTGTTTCCGGGGCCTTGGCCTTGGTGCGCTGCTTGATCCGGCCAAGGATGCGCGCACGGCGTTGCGCGGCGGGCGGGCGATGCTGACACTTGGGTTTAGCCGTGTTGATGGGTTTGGCGAGGATGACATTTCTGGCCAATATCAGGTCTTGCTGGATGCCTATGCCCAAGACATCGACCACCATACGGTGATGTACCCCGGTGCGATGGATGCAGTTGAGGCCTTGAAATCGCGCGGCTACGGCGTTGGGATCGCCACCAATAAACCCGAAGGGCTGGCCGAAGAATTGATGCGTCGCCTTGGTGTGCGAGACGCATTCGCGTCACTGGTGGGCGCTGACACGCTGTCGGTTAAAAAGCCTGATCCGGAACATCTGTTCGAAGCGGCGCGGCGCGCGGGTGGCAATCCGGCGCTAACCTGTCTGGTGGGCGACACTGCGACGGACCGCAACACTGCCAAAGCCGCTGGCGTGCCATCGATCCTTGTGACGTTTGGACCGTCGGGTGAAGACATGGCCGCGTTGCAGCCCGAGGCGCTGCTGGATCGCTACGAAGACCTGCCTGAAATCGTGAATCTATTGATGGGTGCGTCGCAATCGCCATTGACGGGTGGGCAACACAGACGCACAAACGGATCATGA
- a CDS encoding DegT/DnrJ/EryC1/StrS family aminotransferase, whose protein sequence is MSEKSSDIFRGSFTQQEPIPQEGIDAALAVLNHGRLHRYNTSGDEIAQAALLEEEFAALTGAKYCLAVASGGYAMTTALRACGVGHGDKVLTNAFTLAPVPGAIAAVGATPIFVGVTEDLVIDLDDLAAKLDQSSVLLLSHMRGHICDMDALMALCDAAQVTVIEDCAHTMGAHWNGTPSGRFGKFGCYSTQTYKHVNSGEGGLLISDDADGMARAIMLSGSYMLFDRHRAAPPPEAFAQIKYQTPNISGRMDNLRAAILRPQLADLQAQCARWNALYRSMETGLRDTGGLQLIDRPAREDFVASSFQFLLLDWAPFAVQEVIKRCRTRGVELKWFGGAEPSGFTSRYDSWRYAPSDRMPKSDRILTGIIDMRLPLTFSIDDCTQIAGIIRSEVGAVWQNQVDN, encoded by the coding sequence ATGAGTGAGAAATCTAGTGACATATTCCGCGGCAGTTTTACCCAGCAGGAACCGATCCCGCAGGAGGGTATTGATGCGGCGTTGGCGGTCCTGAACCACGGGCGTCTACACCGATACAATACATCTGGCGACGAAATCGCACAGGCCGCGTTGCTGGAAGAAGAATTTGCAGCACTCACGGGGGCGAAATATTGCCTCGCTGTGGCGTCGGGGGGCTATGCGATGACCACCGCGTTGCGCGCTTGCGGTGTCGGGCACGGCGACAAGGTGTTGACCAACGCGTTCACCCTTGCGCCCGTTCCTGGTGCCATTGCGGCCGTTGGGGCCACGCCGATTTTTGTTGGTGTGACCGAAGATTTGGTCATTGATCTTGATGACTTAGCGGCCAAATTGGACCAATCGTCGGTGCTGCTGCTGTCGCACATGCGCGGCCATATCTGTGACATGGATGCGCTGATGGCGTTGTGTGATGCGGCCCAAGTCACCGTGATCGAAGACTGTGCCCACACTATGGGCGCCCATTGGAACGGCACGCCGTCCGGACGCTTTGGCAAATTCGGCTGCTATTCCACCCAGACCTATAAACACGTCAATTCGGGCGAGGGCGGTTTGCTGATCAGTGATGATGCGGACGGTATGGCCCGTGCGATCATGCTGTCGGGCAGCTACATGCTGTTTGACCGCCACCGCGCTGCACCACCGCCCGAGGCATTTGCCCAAATCAAATACCAAACCCCCAATATTTCAGGCCGGATGGACAACCTAAGGGCGGCCATTTTACGCCCGCAACTGGCTGATCTGCAAGCACAATGTGCCCGTTGGAACGCGCTATACCGGTCGATGGAAACCGGTTTGCGCGACACGGGCGGTCTGCAGCTGATAGACCGTCCAGCGCGCGAGGACTTTGTTGCGTCGTCGTTCCAATTTCTGCTTCTCGATTGGGCGCCTTTCGCCGTGCAAGAAGTGATCAAGCGCTGCCGCACGCGCGGCGTTGAACTGAAATGGTTCGGCGGCGCAGAGCCGAGCGGTTTCACATCGCGCTATGACAGTTGGCGCTATGCCCCGTCTGACCGCATGCCGAAAAGTGATCGCATTTTGACAGGGATCATCGATATGCGCCTGCCGCTGACATTTTCGATAGACGATTGCACACAGATCGCGGGGATTATCCGTTCCGAGGTCGGCGCAGTTTGGCAAAACCAAGTCGATAATTGA
- a CDS encoding S24 family peptidase, with protein sequence MQDILEIIDEALAGKGLSAAAASRLAVGNPSLIKNMRTETGKPKRFNAQALRQLADVLDLEFYFGEPRTQTIVRLPAGFAERTVEPLATATARQEALEMGFLPIPYHSAAQPNFRGTAPVALARQWLTASELVAESLSFLPVVTDDMVPTLTVGALALLDSSDVEPRGDGIWALALKGRYMFARIQRPSPDMLVLKADKPNHPVQVFKGVELRALKVLGKVVWIAQQPQ encoded by the coding sequence GTGCAGGACATTTTAGAAATCATAGACGAAGCGCTTGCGGGCAAGGGACTGTCTGCGGCTGCGGCGTCGCGGCTTGCCGTGGGCAATCCTTCGCTAATCAAAAACATGCGCACCGAAACAGGCAAGCCAAAACGGTTCAACGCACAAGCCTTGCGTCAGCTAGCAGACGTGTTGGATCTGGAATTTTATTTCGGCGAGCCCCGAACGCAGACAATCGTTCGTCTGCCAGCCGGATTTGCCGAGCGAACGGTCGAACCCCTAGCCACCGCGACAGCCCGCCAAGAGGCGCTTGAGATGGGGTTTCTGCCGATCCCCTATCACAGCGCCGCACAACCTAATTTTCGCGGCACAGCACCCGTGGCGCTGGCGCGGCAATGGCTAACAGCCAGCGAATTGGTGGCGGAATCACTTTCGTTTCTGCCGGTAGTGACAGATGACATGGTGCCAACATTGACAGTCGGTGCATTGGCGCTGCTGGACTCGTCAGATGTGGAACCGCGCGGCGACGGCATTTGGGCCTTGGCGTTAAAAGGCCGCTACATGTTCGCCCGCATTCAGCGCCCGTCACCGGACATGCTGGTTCTTAAGGCGGACAAACCCAACCATCCCGTGCAGGTTTTCAAAGGCGTTGAATTGCGCGCGCTTAAGGTGCTGGGCAAAGTGGTCTGGATCGCCCAGCAGCCCCAGTAA
- a CDS encoding acyl-CoA dehydrogenase family protein, protein MFTASMTFDLGDDVTALRDMVHPWAQTRLKPMAAQIDRDNLFPTALWREMGDLGLLGVTVDETYGGAGMSYLAHTVAVEEIARGSASVALSYGAHSNLCVNQIKLNGTEAQKSQYLPRLVSGDHVGALAMSEAGAGSDVVSMSLRAERRNDHYVLNGTKYWITNGAEADTLVVYAKTDPSAGSRGITAFLIEKSMIGFTTSAHFDKLGMRGSNTAELVFDDVQVPFDNVLGEEGRGVRVLMSGLDYERVVLAGIGLGIMAACLDEVMPYIAQRKQFGEPIGNFQLMRGKVADMYTALNSARAYVYEVAKACDKGTVTRADAAACCLYASEQAMVQAHQAVQALGGAGFMADAPVARLFRDAKLMEIGAGTSEIRRMLIGRELMGAMV, encoded by the coding sequence ATGTTTACTGCCTCAATGACCTTTGATCTTGGCGATGATGTGACCGCCCTGCGTGACATGGTGCACCCGTGGGCACAGACACGGTTGAAACCGATGGCCGCGCAGATTGATCGCGACAACCTGTTCCCGACAGCGCTTTGGCGCGAAATGGGCGATCTTGGTTTGCTTGGTGTGACGGTAGATGAAACCTATGGCGGCGCCGGCATGTCATATCTGGCCCACACTGTAGCCGTCGAAGAAATCGCACGCGGATCGGCGTCTGTCGCGCTGTCTTACGGGGCGCATTCAAACCTGTGCGTAAACCAGATTAAACTGAACGGCACCGAGGCGCAAAAATCCCAATACCTGCCACGCCTCGTCTCCGGTGATCACGTCGGTGCGCTGGCGATGTCGGAAGCCGGTGCCGGATCGGACGTGGTGTCGATGTCCCTTAGGGCAGAACGCCGCAATGATCACTACGTTCTCAACGGCACCAAATACTGGATCACGAATGGTGCAGAGGCCGACACCTTGGTCGTTTACGCCAAAACTGATCCGTCAGCGGGGTCTAGGGGAATCACTGCGTTTTTGATTGAAAAATCAATGATTGGCTTCACCACATCGGCGCATTTTGACAAGCTCGGCATGCGTGGGTCCAACACCGCAGAACTGGTCTTTGACGATGTGCAGGTGCCGTTCGACAATGTTCTGGGGGAAGAAGGTCGCGGCGTGCGCGTGTTGATGTCTGGCCTAGATTACGAACGGGTCGTGCTGGCGGGCATAGGTCTGGGCATTATGGCGGCCTGTCTCGACGAAGTGATGCCCTACATTGCGCAGCGCAAACAATTTGGCGAACCAATCGGTAATTTCCAACTTATGCGGGGTAAGGTGGCGGATATGTACACCGCCCTGAATTCCGCGCGTGCCTATGTCTACGAGGTCGCCAAAGCCTGCGACAAAGGCACCGTCACCCGTGCGGACGCCGCCGCATGCTGTCTTTACGCCTCCGAACAGGCGATGGTGCAGGCGCATCAAGCCGTGCAAGCACTGGGCGGGGCGGGCTTTATGGCTGACGCCCCCGTTGCGCGGCTGTTTCGCGACGCCAAACTGATGGAAATCGGTGCGGGCACGTCTGAAATCAGGCGCATGTTGATCGGGCGCGAATTGATGGGGGCGATGGTGTGA
- a CDS encoding lysozyme inhibitor LprI family protein yields the protein MKSPLIATLIALIGYGPPAFAQNIDYEPKIRSSCLDGTGEADCATCIGQVVDACIQTDAGSSTVGIGMCISSEWQQLDDRLNAAYQDIQRGWIVYRDTACDWEMVQWGGGTGGGPASVACMMRLTAQQTLFLENHL from the coding sequence ATGAAATCCCCGCTGATTGCCACCTTGATCGCCCTCATCGGATATGGCCCGCCTGCATTTGCGCAGAACATTGATTATGAACCCAAAATCCGCAGTAGCTGCCTTGATGGCACCGGCGAAGCCGACTGCGCCACCTGTATCGGGCAAGTGGTTGATGCCTGCATTCAAACTGATGCGGGCAGCTCAACTGTCGGTATTGGCATGTGCATTTCATCGGAATGGCAACAATTGGACGACCGCCTGAATGCTGCCTATCAAGACATCCAGCGCGGTTGGATCGTTTATCGCGATACCGCCTGTGATTGGGAAATGGTACAATGGGGCGGTGGCACGGGTGGTGGGCCAGCGTCAGTCGCCTGCATGATGCGCCTGACCGCACAACAAACGCTGTTCTTGGAGAACCACCTATGA
- a CDS encoding lysozyme inhibitor LprI family protein translates to MIRTLTLFLLFAPLSATAELQPTVAELMRYMDVTATCFDGAEDSAEAGACVGQGATVCMETETHGYTTVGMMFCTLAEYEAWDRLLNRDYGPMMDGMRRLDAEDAEFFPEFANRADALRDAQRAWIPLRDAQCALEYAMWGGGSMRQIAGASCLLDLTAKRTIYLRFLGEGMRE, encoded by the coding sequence ATGATCCGCACCTTGACACTTTTTCTGCTGTTTGCGCCGCTCAGCGCCACCGCGGAACTGCAACCCACCGTGGCCGAACTGATGCGCTACATGGACGTCACCGCAACCTGTTTTGACGGTGCCGAAGACAGCGCCGAGGCGGGTGCTTGCGTCGGGCAGGGGGCCACGGTCTGCATGGAAACCGAAACCCACGGCTATACGACCGTCGGCATGATGTTCTGCACATTGGCCGAATACGAAGCATGGGACCGCCTTCTCAATCGTGATTACGGTCCGATGATGGACGGTATGCGCCGCTTGGACGCCGAAGATGCGGAGTTCTTCCCCGAATTTGCCAACCGCGCCGACGCCCTGCGCGACGCACAACGCGCTTGGATCCCGCTGCGCGACGCGCAGTGCGCGCTGGAATATGCCATGTGGGGGGGCGGATCAATGCGCCAAATCGCAGGTGCATCCTGCCTGCTTGATCTTACGGCCAAACGCACGATTTATCTGCGGTTCTTGGGCGAAGGTATGCGCGAATGA
- a CDS encoding carboxyl transferase domain-containing protein, which yields MTDTSSQAAHIAALELVRKAAAHAAAGGGEKSRARHVSRGKMLPRDRVANLLDVGSQFLEIGATAGHGMYDDAAPCGGLIAGIGLIHGQHVMVVCNDATVKGGTYYPITVKKHLRAQEIAEQCRLPCIYLVDSGGANLPNQDEVFPDRDHFGRIFYNQARMSAAGIVQIAAVMGSCTAGGAYVPAMADVSVIVRDQGTIFLAGPPLVKAATGEIVSAEDLGGGDVHTRLSGVADYLAEDDTHALALVRQIVQNAKMQSEKTHKPHKFDPPIKSEQDFFNLIPSDLKTPFDIREIILRVVDGSQFDEFKARFGETLVTGFAWIEGMQVGIIANNGVLFSEAAQKGAHFIELCSQRKTPLIFLQNITGFMVGRQYENEGIARHGAKMVTAVATTSVPKITMIIGGSFGAGNYGMSGRAYSPNFIWSWPTSRTAVMGGEQAAGVLASVKRDAMDRAGTPWPEIEEKQYKQPVIDQFEEQSHPLYASARLWDDGIIDPRDSRAVLALSLRAALNAPIEKTRFGVFRM from the coding sequence ATGACTGATACTTCATCCCAAGCCGCCCACATCGCGGCTCTTGAACTGGTTCGCAAAGCCGCCGCGCACGCGGCTGCCGGTGGGGGTGAAAAATCCCGCGCCCGCCATGTGTCACGCGGCAAAATGTTGCCCCGTGATCGCGTGGCAAATCTGCTCGATGTCGGATCGCAGTTCCTCGAAATTGGCGCGACTGCGGGCCACGGCATGTACGACGATGCTGCACCGTGCGGCGGTCTGATCGCAGGTATCGGATTGATCCACGGTCAACATGTCATGGTGGTCTGCAACGACGCCACCGTCAAAGGCGGCACCTACTACCCGATCACGGTCAAGAAGCATCTGCGCGCGCAAGAAATCGCTGAACAATGCCGCTTGCCCTGCATTTATCTGGTTGATTCTGGCGGCGCGAACCTGCCAAACCAAGACGAAGTGTTCCCTGACCGCGACCACTTTGGCCGCATTTTCTACAATCAGGCTCGCATGTCCGCCGCTGGCATTGTGCAAATCGCCGCCGTTATGGGCAGTTGCACCGCAGGCGGCGCCTATGTGCCAGCCATGGCTGATGTATCCGTCATCGTGCGCGACCAAGGCACAATTTTCCTTGCGGGACCGCCACTGGTTAAGGCCGCAACTGGCGAAATCGTGTCCGCCGAAGACTTGGGCGGTGGTGACGTTCACACGCGGCTGTCCGGCGTGGCCGACTACCTTGCGGAAGACGACACACACGCGCTGGCACTCGTCAGGCAGATTGTGCAAAATGCAAAAATGCAGTCTGAAAAAACGCACAAACCGCATAAATTCGACCCGCCAATCAAGTCTGAACAGGACTTTTTTAATCTTATCCCGTCTGACCTCAAAACGCCGTTTGATATCCGCGAGATCATCCTACGTGTCGTGGATGGGTCACAATTTGATGAATTCAAAGCCCGTTTTGGCGAAACCCTTGTGACAGGTTTTGCCTGGATCGAAGGCATGCAGGTCGGTATCATCGCCAACAATGGTGTCTTGTTTTCTGAAGCTGCCCAGAAAGGCGCACATTTCATTGAACTCTGTTCACAAAGGAAAACCCCCCTCATCTTTCTGCAAAACATCACTGGTTTTATGGTCGGGCGACAATACGAAAACGAAGGCATCGCCCGTCACGGGGCCAAGATGGTCACCGCCGTGGCGACCACGTCGGTCCCCAAAATCACTATGATAATTGGCGGCAGCTTTGGTGCGGGAAATTATGGCATGTCGGGAAGGGCTTACAGCCCGAACTTCATCTGGTCGTGGCCGACATCACGCACCGCAGTCATGGGTGGTGAACAGGCCGCAGGGGTGCTTGCATCCGTGAAGCGCGACGCCATGGATCGCGCTGGTACACCTTGGCCTGAGATCGAAGAAAAGCAATACAAACAGCCCGTTATTGACCAATTCGAAGAACAATCGCATCCGCTTTATGCCTCTGCGCGGCTGTGGGATGACGGCATCATCGACCCACGCGATAGCCGCGCGGTGCTGGCCTTGTCCCTTCGCGCCGCCCTAAACGCACCCATTGAAAAAACACGTTTCGGCGTGTTTCGTATGTAA